Genomic segment of uncultured Desulfobacter sp.:
AAACAAAAATAGCCTACTTAATTTAATGTCCTTTAGGAACGGACGATCAGCTTTTCAGTGAATGCAATCCCTGTATCGATGAATGAATACTATATTTCGCTACAGGTTCGTCTTGGTATATAAAGAGGTCAAGTCAGCCCATGGCTGTTTTTCAAAAAAGATCAAGCCCGCCGGATAAACTTCAGGGCTGTATCTGCTTCATCGGCCGCTTTGTTCTCTTCTATGGTCATCTCAAGCATTTTTGAATGCGATTCAAGAACCGAGCTGATCTGCATTTCAAGCTGGATACGCTGGCGCTTAAGTTCCGTAATATCGCTGTGTAACTGGGAAAGACGTTTATGGGCCCGGTTCAAAATTTTCTCAGCCTCAACTTCAGCGTTGGCAATGGTTACCTGGGCAGATTTTTCAGCGTTATCCTTCATCTGGTCCAGTACTTTCTGGGACTGGATCATGGCATTTTTCATCGATTCTTCGCGTTTTCTATAGCCCTGATTTTCCAGATTCAGTCGGTGATGCTCCTGCCTGAGCTTTTCCATGGCAGCGTCCTGGGATTCAAGTTCCCGGGCCACTTCTTCCAGGAAGGCATCGACCTCCCGTACATCAAAACCTCTAAAACGCGTAGAAAATTCTTTTTGTTTGATCACCAATGGTGTGACGCCCATTAATAAACTCCCTTTTTTGATTTTCACATCGAGCGAGACAAGCCAATGAGGCTTTTTACAACAAAATTCTGAAGGAAAATAATAACTAAAAAGACAACTATCGGCGACATGTCCATACCACCGAAGGTAACGGGGAGATGTTTACGGATCTGATAAAACACCGGTTCCGTAGCCTTGCGAAGGAAACGGACGATGGGGTTGTACGGATCAGGGTTCACCCAGGACAGCACCGCCGAAGCAATAACGATCCACATATAAATATTTAAAGCGTAGTCAAGGACAATGGCAACAGCCATGAAGAAATTAGATACTATCAGCATTCCACATCACCCTGGTTCAGGTTATTTTATGGCCCCTTGTTACCGTGAAACAACTGAAAAGTCAAGTTTTTTTGACTTTTTCTCTATCTTATCGCAGTTTACACCTTGATTCAGAAGGGTTCAAGCTGTGTTATATATAAAAAAACGAAGCACGCATCGTTCCACAAAACGAAATTTTCCTTCCCAAAAAACGGCACGTCTGCTAAAAAACACAGACTGGATAGATATTTACCCTTAAAAAGAGTACGTTTAAATCATTTTGAAGCAATTAATCAATTTCATAAAAACACTTTTTGCCGGAAAATCAAAAAAACAAGATCCCGGCGTCACAGTTCAAAAAACCCGAACGACTGAACCTGAAACCCAGTCTAACGACGGTGAAACCAGGGCGACTGAAAAACCACGTCAAAAACCCAAAAAACCGCGCTGGAGCATAGAGCAATTCCAGGTCGATCCCCAGGAAGGGAAAACCCGGTTTCATGACCTTAAACTCACCACAGGGCTGATGCATGCCGTCTGTGACCTTGATTTCAAATACTGCACAGAGATCCAGGCCCGGCTGCTCCCCCACACCCTTGAGGGCCGGGATGCCACGGCCAAAGCCCAGACCGGAACAGGCAAAAGCGCCACATTCATCATTACCTTGATTTATCAGTTCGCCCGCAAATCCGTCAAACGGGAAAAAAGGTACCCCCGGGCCCTGATCCTTGCCCCCACACGGGAGTTGGTGTACCAGATTGAAAAGGACTTCAAGGGACTTGCCAAATATTCCCATCTGCGGATTGTCCCGGTATTTGGCGGCACAGACTATCAAAAACAGCAAGCGCTTCTCACAGAGAGCCCTGCGGATGTCATTGCCGCAACCCCGGGACGCCTTCTGGATTTTATCTCAAAAAAGCTGATTGATCTGTCCCGGGTCGAGATTGTTGTCATTGACGAGGCGGACCGGATGCTGGACATGGGATTTATTCCGGATGTACGCCGTCTGATTTACATGACCCCCCACAAGGACAAACGCCAGACCCTGTTTTTTTCGGCCACCCTCACCGACGATGTGCTGCGCCTGGCCGAATCCTGGACCCGGGATGCCGTGCGCATTGAAATTGATCCGGAACAGGCGGCGGCAAATTCCATCACCCAGATTGTGTATCTGACCACGGAATCGGACAAATTTAAAAATGTCTGCAACCTCCTGATCAGCGAAAACCTTGAGCGGGTTATCATCTTTGTCAACCGCAAGGACACGGCCAGATATCTGTCCGACAAATTATCCAGGTACGGTCTGAACGCAGGGATACTGTCCGGGGACGTTGCCCAGGACAAACGATTCAAGGTCCTCAACCGATTTAAAACCGGGCAACTCAAAGTCCTGGTGGCAACGGATGTGGCCGCCAGGGGCCTTCACATCGAAAACATCAGTCATGTCATTAACTATGACCTGCCCATAGAGCCCGAACATTACATCCACCGAATCGGCCGCACCGGCAGGGCCGGCGCCACGGGCACGTCAGTCAGTTTTGCCGATGAAATGAGTTCATTTCAAATCCCCCAAATTGAAGAGGTGCTGGGCCACAAGATCAGCTGTGAATATCCGACACCGGCGCTGGAGGCGGACCTGCCGACACCGGCCCCAAGACCGTCCAAAAAAACATCTAAACAAATTCAAACAAACCATGCCGGCAGGGCTAAAAGGCCCTACAAAAGAAGGAGAACCCCTTCAAAACCAACGATAGCCAAAAACTCATAACCTGGCCTGTCCCGGTTGACACCCAACAAGGTTCAATGTAAAAACAAACATACAGAGAAATCCAATTAGCAACAACAAGGAGTAACACCAACACATGTTTGGTTTAGGAATGCCGGAAATTTTATTAATTCTGGCCATAGCCCTTATCGTCATAGGCCCGCAGAAACTGCCGGAAGTGGCAAAAACCCTTGGCAAAGCCATGGGTGAATTCAAACGATCTGCCCAGGATTTAAAAAATTCCATTGATATAGAAACTACGGTGAAGGATACCACGCCAAAGCCTTCCAAAACAAAACTTAAGGATGTTATCAAGGATATAGGTACGCAAGACCCTGAAACACAGCAGCCACCTGATAAACCAGAGACCTCTGACGAAGCCAAGGATGAAAAAGCGGATATAGTCCCGGAACCGGCAAAGGACAGTCCGGATGCAGACACCCCGTCTCCGGTTTCCTCCGAAGCAGAAACAACCACATCAAAAGGATAAATCCATCAGGTATCCGACATGAGCGATCAGGAAGAAAAAAGTCCTTTTACTGAGCACTTGGGCGAGTTGCGTGACCGTTTGATTCACGCTTTTATTGCAGTGGGGGTAGGCTTTGGCGTTGCCTATTTTTTTAAAGAAAAACTGTTTGAATGGCTAACGGCCCCCCTGGTAACAGCCATGGCAAAAAGCGGCCATGCAAAATTAATTTTCACCGGACTGCCCGAAGCCTTTTTCACCTACCTGAAAGTGGCACTGCTGGGCGGCGTCGTCCTTGCCACCCCGGTACTGTTCTATGAATTCTGGATGTTTGTCTCTCCAGGGCTTTACCGCAACGAAAAAAAATATCTTTTGCCCATCATCATCCTATCCCTTATTTTCTTTATTTCCGGTGCGTCATTTGGATATTTCATTGTTTTTCCGTACGGATTCCAATTTTTTCTAGGCTTTACCACAGAAACCATCCAGGCCATGCCGTCCATGAAGGAGTATCTCACCTTTGCATCCAAAATGCTTCTGGCCTTCGGATTTGTTTTTGAGCTTCCCCTTGTGCTGACCTTTTTATCTCGCATGGGCCTGATTACCCCTGCCCTTTTAAAGAAAAACAGGAAATATGCCCTGCTTATATTTTTTGTGGTTGCGGCAATCATCACCCCCCCGGATGTGGTTACCCAGATTATGATGGCCATGCCGCTGATTGTTCTGTATGAAGTCGGGATTATCGGTGCCAGCATCTTTGCCCGAAAGCCGTCAATTCAGGACGACGACGACAATGACAATGACAATGACAATGATGATGATGATGATGAACAAGAAGCATCATTATCGCAAGAATCCAAAGACGATATCGAAACCCCGAATGCACCGGACCCTGAAGGTGAAGAAGAGAAATATTGACTTTACCCGAAAATTGGGTGTAAAAATACAGAAATGAATTAAAATATCGAATCGGCTGTTCAGCCGTTAAAATCACTATAGTTTTAATTTTTAAAAGGAGAAAAGAGGTTATGAGTAAAAAAATTTTTACCCTCCTGTTGGCTGCAGGAATCGCTGTGATTTTCACTGCATCAGGACTTCAGGCAGGCACCAAGGCAGACGATGTCATTACAATCAAAAGTAAAATTTTGGATGCAACACGCAAAAAAGGGCCGGATGCAAAAAAACCGTGTAAATATGTTGAATTCGAACATAAAAAACACATTGAAGACTACAAACTCACCTGCGGAGACTGCCATCATGACAAAGACGGTAAACCCCTTGCCGATCTCAAAATGGGTGATGATGTTCAAAAATGTGAAGAGTGCCATACCCACGTAAAAGCCAACAAGGCGGACGCAACCTTCCAGGGCAAGGCTAAAAAGAAACCTGTTGACATCATGCAACTTGAAGCAGCTTTCCATGAAAACTGCATTGGCTGCCACAAGGAAAAAGGCTTAAAAGTCGGCACCAAATGCGGCGACTGCCATAAAGCAATGTAAATTTTCCCGGGAAATGTTAATTCGTTAACAGTTTCTTTGAAAATATATATAAAAGGGGGAAAACCAGATGGTTTTCCCCCTTTTAATTTTTGCCACGGATAGCATGCCTTGGCAAAAATTATCCAACACACCCCAGACTGGGATCCTGGATGACGATAGTGCGCTTTCTGCGCTTCTTTTTAACCTGGCACATCAAGGTCTTATAGACTGGAAACCCTGAAATGGGATCAAACTGTTCAAGGTCGGTAAGCACATTGACATTGGCTTTTCGCCAGGATTCAGTACCCAAAGGTCCACCGCCGCCTACGGGTGCATACACAAATCCCTGCATCACCTTTTCCGTAACATCCGCACGCATCTCCACAAATGCCCGGGCCGTTTTTACTACCACCGTATCTCCGGCTTCAATTTTTCGCTTTGCGGCATCCACAGGATTCATCTGGACCATGGGGTCCGGATATTTTTCCATAAAATCAGGAATGGCCCGCAAACAGGATTTCATATCCGGCTTAAAAGGCCCGGTGCCAAGGATCAAAGGAAACCGGTTGACCTGCGAAGGACGGCTGACAGGGGTTTCATAGGACTCTTCATATTTTGGCAATCCGTCATAGCCCATCTGTTCAAGCAGGGTGGATTTAATCTCAAACTTACCGGACGGGGTTTCAAAGCCCGGCTTTCCATCTTTTCGCAGGCCGCCGGTTTCCCATTTCCGGTAGGTCATGGGTTCTGCGGGCTTGCGAACCGTCAGCCGATGATCCTGTTCCATATCCATCCGGGTCATACCGGTACCTTTTAAAACTAGATCCAGCAGTTCAGCCTCATCGGCAGGAAATTTTTCGGCATACCCAAGTTTTCGGGCAAGTTCCGTTAAAATGGTAAAACAGGGCTTGCTGTCACCCACCGGCTCAATTATTTGTTCCCGCAGCCGCACCGCATTGCCGTAGAAACAATAGGAAGACTGCTCAAAGGCGGTGGTGGCCGGCAGCACAATGTCCGCCCAGGCCGCATCCCGGGTAAGCTGCAGATCGATAGAAACCATAAAATCCAGAGCATCAAACGCCTTTTGCCACAAAATGGGATTGGGCCAGGAGGTGAGAATGGATGCACCGAGGATAAACAGGCCGTGGATCTTATACGGATCACCATCCAGAATGGATTTCGGCAGACGGTTGGCATGGGGCTCTCCGCCGCAAAAATGGGCGTACGCCGGGAAATGGCCGGCACCAATGGATTTGTCAAACCCGGGCGTTGTGATCTGGTGATCTTTACTCAGATGAATCTGGTTCTCGGGGGGAACAAAACAGCGCCCCCCTTCAACATCCATCTGCCCGGCCAGGGCCCAGAGCACCATGACGGCCCGGATATTCTGGACTCCGGATTTCGTGTATTCCAACCCCGTATACATCACATAGCTTGCCCCTTCGGCATCGGCAATCTCTTCGGCCAGTTCCAGAATCAGGTCCAGGGGCACACCGGTAACCTCCGCAACGGTTTCAGGGGTAAATGCTTTGACATAGTCGGCAAACTCATCGTAGCCGACAGTCCACCCCTGCACAAAGGCCTGGTCAATTAAATTTTCCCGGATCAGGATATGGCACAGGCCCAGGGCAAGGGCACCATCCGAACCGGGCCGGATGGGCACCCACAGACTATCCGGCAATTTGGCAGCGGCAGTCTGTCTGGGATCAATGACAATAATCCTTGCCCCTTCATGGGCGGCCCGGACCAGGCGTCCGAACATGGCCGGAGGTGTGGACGTGGACGGATCCGTCCCCCAGACAAAAATCAGATCTGAATTGTCCACATCGGAAAACATATCCGTGTGCAGACAACCGCATGTCAACTGGGGTGCCAGTACGCCCAGGGATGTGTAACATGGAGCCCCCACCCCGAAGGTGTTGGGCGAACCATAGGGAAACAAAATACTTGAGGCAAGGTAGATATGGGAACCGCCAAGCTGGAACGCATCTTTAAAGGCCCGTTCGTAGGACCCTGTACCGGCATAAAACCCCAGTGCTTGGGGACCATGCTCCCTTTTAACGGCATCCATTCTTTCAGCAATAATATCAAAGGCCTCTTCCCAGGATATGGGCTCAAAATCCAATTTCCCCTTGGGGCCTTTACGTTTCAACGGCTGTTTGATACGTGCATCGGAGTAAACGATCTGTTTTGCACTGGCCGCCATGGGGCAAAGCACTTCACCCATGGGCGCTTCAGGGTCCGGGGTGAGCCGGTCTATTTTACCGTCATCATCAAAATGAACTATCACCCCGCATCCGGGGCTGTGAAAACATAAGCCGCAAATTCCCGGTTTCATTTCTGCCAAATCAAACACCTCCCTCTTTTTTTGTTCTTTGGGCCACTACAAACTGAGAAGTAATATACTCCCACAAATTTCGGGTTTTCCGAATTTTCCATAACACCTGTCCCACATCCCGAATTGTAAACCCTGGAGAAAAAACCGATTCCGGATCCTGGAGCAGTCTGCAAATATTGTCCATGCCAAACCCTTTGAAAGGACCTTCATCAGTTCCCCCAAGCCAGAGATCAGAGCTGTTGACATTTTCATCCCAGGAAAATGGATCAGAGAAAAGAAAATGGACTTCCTTTTCATCCATGACCCGGTTGGCTTCACTCAGATGCGCCAACGGGTCCGGGACCTTTTCAAGAATATTGACCGAACTTACCGTGGCAAAGCGCCGGGAACGAAACGGAAGGGCCATGGCATCGGCAACAATAAATTCCGCCCGGTCAAAACCAAAGTCGGGATCCAGATCACAGGCGCGTTTTTCGGTAATCCGGCCCTCCACGATAAGATCAAATGCCAACCACTTTTGGGCCGCAAGTTCCCGGGCAGCCCGGACAAAGGAGATGGAGGTATCAAG
This window contains:
- a CDS encoding cytochrome c3 family protein, which produces MSKKIFTLLLAAGIAVIFTASGLQAGTKADDVITIKSKILDATRKKGPDAKKPCKYVEFEHKKHIEDYKLTCGDCHHDKDGKPLADLKMGDDVQKCEECHTHVKANKADATFQGKAKKKPVDIMQLEAAFHENCIGCHKEKGLKVGTKCGDCHKAM
- a CDS encoding DivIVA domain-containing protein, with translation MGVTPLVIKQKEFSTRFRGFDVREVDAFLEEVARELESQDAAMEKLRQEHHRLNLENQGYRKREESMKNAMIQSQKVLDQMKDNAEKSAQVTIANAEVEAEKILNRAHKRLSQLHSDITELKRQRIQLEMQISSVLESHSKMLEMTIEENKAADEADTALKFIRRA
- a CDS encoding methyltransferase domain-containing protein; the encoded protein is MKKWLVEELICPQCLDNEFVLNPDIQTQTDDEIIEGKLVCPQCKQVYEIHEGIAVVVPEQTLLIVQDAAGYNSFSMLSSYLWSHYSEFFNGPDATDAYRKWARAFYDQRPGWALDIGCSVGRLTFEMTKTHDRAVGLDTSISFVRAARELAAQKWLAFDLIVEGRITEKRACDLDPDFGFDRAEFIVADAMALPFRSRRFATVSSVNILEKVPDPLAHLSEANRVMDEKEVHFLFSDPFSWDENVNSSDLWLGGTDEGPFKGFGMDNICRLLQDPESVFSPGFTIRDVGQVLWKIRKTRNLWEYITSQFVVAQRTKKEGGV
- a CDS encoding DEAD/DEAH box helicase — translated: MKQLINFIKTLFAGKSKKQDPGVTVQKTRTTEPETQSNDGETRATEKPRQKPKKPRWSIEQFQVDPQEGKTRFHDLKLTTGLMHAVCDLDFKYCTEIQARLLPHTLEGRDATAKAQTGTGKSATFIITLIYQFARKSVKREKRYPRALILAPTRELVYQIEKDFKGLAKYSHLRIVPVFGGTDYQKQQALLTESPADVIAATPGRLLDFISKKLIDLSRVEIVVIDEADRMLDMGFIPDVRRLIYMTPHKDKRQTLFFSATLTDDVLRLAESWTRDAVRIEIDPEQAAANSITQIVYLTTESDKFKNVCNLLISENLERVIIFVNRKDTARYLSDKLSRYGLNAGILSGDVAQDKRFKVLNRFKTGQLKVLVATDVAARGLHIENISHVINYDLPIEPEHYIHRIGRTGRAGATGTSVSFADEMSSFQIPQIEEVLGHKISCEYPTPALEADLPTPAPRPSKKTSKQIQTNHAGRAKRPYKRRRTPSKPTIAKNS
- the tatC gene encoding twin-arginine translocase subunit TatC; the protein is MSDQEEKSPFTEHLGELRDRLIHAFIAVGVGFGVAYFFKEKLFEWLTAPLVTAMAKSGHAKLIFTGLPEAFFTYLKVALLGGVVLATPVLFYEFWMFVSPGLYRNEKKYLLPIIILSLIFFISGASFGYFIVFPYGFQFFLGFTTETIQAMPSMKEYLTFASKMLLAFGFVFELPLVLTFLSRMGLITPALLKKNRKYALLIFFVVAAIITPPDVVTQIMMAMPLIVLYEVGIIGASIFARKPSIQDDDDNDNDNDNDDDDDEQEASLSQESKDDIETPNAPDPEGEEEKY
- a CDS encoding molybdopterin-dependent oxidoreductase, with translation MKPGICGLCFHSPGCGVIVHFDDDGKIDRLTPDPEAPMGEVLCPMAASAKQIVYSDARIKQPLKRKGPKGKLDFEPISWEEAFDIIAERMDAVKREHGPQALGFYAGTGSYERAFKDAFQLGGSHIYLASSILFPYGSPNTFGVGAPCYTSLGVLAPQLTCGCLHTDMFSDVDNSDLIFVWGTDPSTSTPPAMFGRLVRAAHEGARIIVIDPRQTAAAKLPDSLWVPIRPGSDGALALGLCHILIRENLIDQAFVQGWTVGYDEFADYVKAFTPETVAEVTGVPLDLILELAEEIADAEGASYVMYTGLEYTKSGVQNIRAVMVLWALAGQMDVEGGRCFVPPENQIHLSKDHQITTPGFDKSIGAGHFPAYAHFCGGEPHANRLPKSILDGDPYKIHGLFILGASILTSWPNPILWQKAFDALDFMVSIDLQLTRDAAWADIVLPATTAFEQSSYCFYGNAVRLREQIIEPVGDSKPCFTILTELARKLGYAEKFPADEAELLDLVLKGTGMTRMDMEQDHRLTVRKPAEPMTYRKWETGGLRKDGKPGFETPSGKFEIKSTLLEQMGYDGLPKYEESYETPVSRPSQVNRFPLILGTGPFKPDMKSCLRAIPDFMEKYPDPMVQMNPVDAAKRKIEAGDTVVVKTARAFVEMRADVTEKVMQGFVYAPVGGGGPLGTESWRKANVNVLTDLEQFDPISGFPVYKTLMCQVKKKRRKRTIVIQDPSLGCVG
- a CDS encoding YggT family protein — encoded protein: MLIVSNFFMAVAIVLDYALNIYMWIVIASAVLSWVNPDPYNPIVRFLRKATEPVFYQIRKHLPVTFGGMDMSPIVVFLVIIFLQNFVVKSLIGLSRSM
- a CDS encoding twin-arginine translocase TatA/TatE family subunit, which codes for MFGLGMPEILLILAIALIVIGPQKLPEVAKTLGKAMGEFKRSAQDLKNSIDIETTVKDTTPKPSKTKLKDVIKDIGTQDPETQQPPDKPETSDEAKDEKADIVPEPAKDSPDADTPSPVSSEAETTTSKG